TGGCGCGCTGCTAGGCGGCACACGCTTCGCAGATTGGCTGGCCCGGCACACGCGCCGCGCCTTCCCCTACGTGCACCTGCCCGCGCCGTAATGTCGGGCTCGTTTCGCTCGGTTCTCTGGGCGACCGCACGCGGATCGCGATTCTGCTAGCAGAAGCACTCGAAAGCAGAGTCATTTTCCCACCATCGGCGGCGCATTCGTCCGCGCTTGCAGTGGCCGCGAAATAAACCTCACGAACGCCGATGTGGAATCCCGCGCGACGCGTTGGTGAAGTTCTCCGCCATATCTGTCTCCGGCAAATCGTCGCTCGCCTTCGACATTCTCTAAACAGAAGCGCAGCGTCCATCCCTTGTACAGCACTCGCCACCGTAGCGGCTGAAGAGAAGTGCGCGGGGTGGCGCTATCTAACGTCGGGCAATCTGCTTCAGGGCTTTCACCTCGCGCGGTCCGATTGCGCGAGGTAGCTCTTGGCGGTGGGCGGCGATAGCGCGCGGAATCGTCGCGGGCAGTTGCGTTGATCAGCCCAGATGCGCGGCCCGCCCTCGACGCAAATGAAGAACGTTAGGACAGTTGCCGCGCGCAGAGTCGACGCTCCAACGGCCGTGCCTCACAGCCGCTAGTCAGGCAATCATTATGGACCATCGCCGACACCCATCTCTCTGCTTAGCTGACGGACATCCGCATGTGAACGATAAAGAGAGGCCAAGCAGGGTGTCGATTGTAATCGGCACCCTGGGCGACTTAGGTGGCTTCAGCTTCGTGTGACCAAGCAGTAGATACAAGGCCCTGAAACTCCGGATTCCGTGGTAGCGCGGTCCAAGCCAGTAGCTTCGTCGCAACGTAAATGCTGCAAAACGCCTACCCGGCGATGCCCTGCTTCGGAGAAGTGAACAAGCCATTGCTGCCTGATGGACAACATTGTGAGCCCGCGCGCATGTCTACCGGCCATGCGCTCGATCTCCTACATTGAATCTGCACGGCGCCTTGCCGTGATTGCCGCGAAGACCAATCCCCCTGTCCGCTCAGGCCGGCCTCCGGCCCGGCCGTGCAGCGCCAGCTTCGCATTTCCGCCAGCCAGCCTCTTCCCTGGAAATCCTCTCATGTTCAGCCTAGACACTACTGAAAACCCATCCGCCACCGCGCTCGACGAGCTGGTGCCATCACGCTACGCACTCAAGGTCGGTGACATCGACGTGCTGGTTGTAAGCGACGGTGTGCTTCCTCTTCCTACCCAGATGCTTGGTCACAACGTCAGCCAAGCCGAACGCGCCGTCTGGTTTGACGACATGTATCTGCCACAAGATGCGTTCGACTGGTCATTGAACGTAATGGTGGTCCGTAGTGCGGACCGGGTCATCCTCATCGATGCCGGCCTCGGCATGGACCCCGATCTGCAGTTGCCGCGTGCGGGCCAGCTGATCCGCCGCCTGGGCGCTGCCGGGATCAACTTGGAGGAGATCACCGACGTAGTAATTACACACATGCACATGGACCATATCGGCGGTCTGCTCGTCGACGGTGTCAAAGAGCAGCTGCGTCCTGACCTTCGCATCCACGTTGCAGCATCGGAAGTAGAGTTCTGGAAGTCGCCGGATTTCACCCGCACCAGCATGCCACCGGGCTTCCCGGACGCGCTGCGGGCAACCGCAAAGCACTTCTGGGCCGAGTACGGCAGCTCGATGCGGTTGTTTGAGGAGCATCATGAGGTCGCGCCGGGCGTGACCGTCCGCCGCACCGGTGGCCATACCCCTGGTCACAGCATTGTGCGACTGGACTCCAATGGCAGCGCTCTGACCTTTGCCGGCGATGCAGTGTTTGCGGTCAGCTTCGACCAACCCAACTGGTACAACGGCTTCGAGCATGACCCGGAGGAGGCGGCGCGCGTACGTCTGGACCTGCTCAACGACCTGGCAGGGACCGGTGAAATGCTTGTGGCAACGCATTTGCCATTCCCGTCGATCGGACGGGTCTCCGCGGAAGGCGGCGCCTTCCGTTGGGTGCCCGCGTTCTGGGACTTCTGAGCCAGCTGCGCGCTTGGACCCTCGGTCAATTTTCATCGGCGTCTGGTCATCCAACGTCCGGCCGAGAGGTCCAGTGTAGCGCGTGCGACCTTTCCCCCACTCGACGTTAGCAGAGGTCTACCCATGAACATGATTACCCGTACCCTGGCGGCCACCACTCTGGCACTGGCCGTCCAGGCGGGCACGTCAGCCCAGGCAGCCGAGCCGCCGCATGTGGCCGCGATCAGCCCGGCCCGCACCGCCAGCACCATTACTACCTCCGACGGGGTACAGCTCTACTACAAGGATTGGGGCCCAAAGAACGGCCCCGTGGTGACCTTCAGCCACGGCTGGCCACTGGACTCGGACAGCTGGGATGCGCAAATGATGTTCCTGGCCAGCCACGGATACCGTGTGGTCGCGCACGACCGACGTGGCCATGGCCGTTCCAGCCAGCCATGGGACGGCAACGACATGGATCACTATGCCGACGACCTGGCCACGGTCGTCAATACACTGGACCTCAAGGATGTGACCATGGTGGGATTCTCCACCGGTGGAGGCGAAGTAGCGCGCTACGTGGGTCGCCATGGTACCGGTCGGGTGCGGAAGATCGTGTTGATCAGTTCGGTAACGCCCTTCATGCTCAAGACGGCGGACAACGAAGGCGGCGTGCCGATTGAAGTGTTCGACGGCATGCGTAACGGGCAGCTGGAGAATCGATCGCAGTTGTTCAAAGACGTCCCTAGCGGCCCGTTCTACGGCTACAACCGCCCCGGTGCCAAGCCCAATCAGGCATTGATTGATTCTTGGTGGGCGCAGGGCATGCTAGGTGGAAGCAAGAGTACCTACGACTCGGTTGCAGCCTTCTCGGCTACCGATTTTCGCGGGGACCTGAAGAAAATTGACGTGCCCACGCTGGTCATCCACGGCGACGACGACCAAGTTGTACCCATCAACGTCGGCGGCCGCATGTCGGCCCAACTGATCAAGGGTGCCAAGCTGATCGTCTACCCTGGTGCACCGCACGGTCTCACCGCCACCCACCAAGACAGGGTCAACCAGGACCTGCTGGCGTTCCTGCTGCAACACTGAATTACCGCAAGCGCCCGCAGGCGTGATGCAGCGCGGACATGGCCATCTCCGTGTCCGCGCCCCTCCGGAGAACGCAGACATGCATGTATCCAACACTCAACGATTGCTGCGTCTCGCACGCAGGACAAGCGGGGGCCTAGTGCTGGTTGCCCTCTATTCCACGGCGGTGGTTGCACTGTATCGGTGGACGGATGGACAGTGGATCAGCTTTCCATGGGGCCTGCTGGCGTTTCCTGGGCTGAGCCTGGCCGTATCCACTGGGTTCAAGGCCTTCCATCGTCGCAACCATCTTGCCTCTGGAGAGGCGACCTGGGCATCCATCCATGCCACCAGCCGGAACTGGGCGCTGCTGGCCCACGCCGCACTGGGCGACCAAGGGAACGCACAAACCCTGGTTGAGCGCCATCTGGTATGGCTTGCAGCATTGCGTCGGGAGCTGCGATGGAACGATACAGGGGAGCCGGTCGAACTCACTCGGGGCGTGGACGTTCGCAGTGGTCAGCAAGGCGCGGAGGGAGTGTTGCGATTGCAGAGTGCGGCGCTCAAGTCGCTGAGAGTGGAAGAGACGCTGGATCCAGCGTCTTTCAATGCACTGCACAGCCTGCTGCAGCAGATGCAAAGTCAGCGGGTCGATGCGATGCGATTCAGAGAGGATCCGGCTACCGGACGGCATTCAATCGTCGACACCGTACTGCTGTGGTCCTTCGGCCTGCTTCTGCCCTTCGGCCTGCTCGATGCGATGAGTCCGCTGATACTGTTTGACGATACATTTACTGCCACAGTTGCGTGCTGGGTCGTGGTTCCACTCGCGGCGCTGCTCCAAGGAATGTTCTTGGCCCTGCACAGCCTCGGGTCATGCAAGGCCTTGCCAGGCGATGCGGACCACGTCACATCCGCTGCCAACGCCTTTCAATCGCTCGAAAGCGAATTGAAGGCCTGGCCCAGCGGATCCGCGCAGGCCCGGGGCGGAAGGGCAACAGCGGCCTTATCGCATTGAGGCACGGCTGCATCGCATTCCTGTCGCATAAACGCGACGCCTGCGCCAGTTGCGATCTGCGATGGCAGCAGCCAACCGTCTGCAATTCGATCAGCCATGAAGTCTACGAACGCCCGTGTCCTAGATGGCATGTGCTGCCTGCTCTGATAACAGATGTAATGGCCTTGGTCATGAACTGCGTACCGATCAAGAAGCGGGACCAGTAACCCTGACGCCAGTGGCCTCGCCGCCAGGTACGCAGGAAGCTGCGCGACACCATGATCGTCGAGTACCGCCTGCAGTGCCAGCTCAGGGTCGTTGAAGGTTACCTGTGCGTTGGGCAGCATGCGCTGGATCCGGTCGTCAAGGTTGAATTCCCATTCGTCAATCCTGCCCGTGGCCAATCGCAGCGTGACGCAGTCATGTCGGGCAAGGTCTTCCAGCTGCATCGGCGTCCCACGACGTGCGAGGTAGCCCGGCGAGGCGTAGGTCTGAACGCACATGGGCACCATCCTGCGCGCAATCACCTGCGAATCGAGCAACCTTCCTTCAAGGAATGCAACGTCGACCCGGTCGACGGTGAAGTCGACCGGTTGGTCGTTCAATATTAGATCGACCGACACTTCAGGATATTCGTGCTGGAAAGCCCCGAGTAGGGGCGCAACGATGCGCCGGCCGAAGCCGACTGTCGATTGAATCCGGATGCGCCCACGAGGAGGGCCCGCTTTGAGGTCGCGCATCTCCTCCAGCGCCTGCACGATACGTTCGACGCCTTCATGGCAGCTTGCGTAGAAGGTGTTCCCGTCGGACGTCAACGTAGTTGATCGCGTCGTTCTATGGAACAGGCGTACGTCGAGCTGGCTCTCCAGTTTCTGGACGCTGCGGCTTACCGCAGACCGACCGATGCCCAGCCGGTTGGCTGCCTTCGAAAAGCTGCCATCTGTGACGACCGCAATGAATGCCACGATGCCTGAATAGGTGGTGGCGAAGGAGCCCGCCAGCGGATCGCCTAGCATCTGTTGGTGACGAGAGTTTTCCATGGAAGGGGGCCTGGTTAGGGACAGGACGCGCTGCCGCTAACGCTGCTGCGCCAGGCGTGGGTGCTAGATTGATGGCACCTGCGTGGGTGACGCCAGTCACGACGTGTAAAAGTGTGTAAAGGCACGCTGCAGACAACCCCGAGCGCACTTTCGTCGCTAGCTCTCGATACGCCGGAACAGCGCACTGGCGAGTCTTTCAATACGCTTCAACAGGGGCGCGCTATCGGTCCGGGGCCAGTTGGCGAGTACCTTGCGGACCACGCTGGACGCCTGCCGATGCTCGCCCCGCCTGATGAGCAGACGGGCCAAATCGTAGGAAGCGCGCCAGTGCCATGCCGCAGCACCCTGTTCCAATGCGACCGCCATGGCCTGATTCAGACATGCTTCGGCCTCTCCCAGGTTCCCCTCGCGTGCGTGTCGCCTGGCCTCGCCGCGCCAGACCTCTGCGGCGCACCACGCGGACTCCCCCGCCAGCACCCTGGCCATCAGCGACGGTGCCACCCAGTCGACACTGAAGGTGGCAAGCATTTCCTGCCTTGGCACCTCGAAGCCGGGCAGCAGCTCGCGCACCTTGCGTCTATGCTCTGCAGCATCCTCGAACAACAGTCGCCACCCATCGTGGTACCACTCAGGGAAGCGCAGCCAGCCCCCTAGTCCGCGTCGCGTTGCTTCCTTGCGCATCAGCTCGATCCATTCACCGGCTAATTCCTTCTGGCCGGACCATAATGCGACCGGACATGCTCCAAATAGTGCCGCGCACAATGAAAGGGAATGCTTACTCTGTCGCGCACGTTCCACCATGCCGATTGCAGTTTCTAGGGCTTGAGCGAGGTCTCCCTGCAACCATTGGGTCCGCGACAGCATTGCATTCGCGGCGACAATCGGATCCACGCCCACCATGTTCGTCGGTGTGCGCGGCGCGTGCTCGCCTATTAGCAATGAGGCGTGGGAATGTGCCGAAGAAATCGCCAGCCGCCCAGAGAAGTGATTGGCCATCGCGCACGTGCGATGCGCAAGGTTCAATGCCGCAGCATCCCCCCAAGGCATAATTACTTGCATCAGTTCATCCGCATGCCGGAGCGCGAGTGGGTATTCGCCGCGGAACATTTCGTAGGTACACCGGCCCCACAGCGCCTGCAACTGGAACACAGGGGCCTCGGCCTGGCGTGCCGCCGAAATCGCCTTGAGCCAAAGCCCATCCAGCGATGGGCTGAGTGCATCGGTATGGAGCATTGCGACCAGCAGCGCGGTCGAGAGGGAGGCGGTGGCCATGGCGTCATCAGCGCGCCGTGACTCCATGGCGGCCAGGGTCGCGGCGACGCCATCGCGGTATTCAGCGAGCAGCGAAGCATGAAACCAGAGGGGCGAAGACGCAGCCACCAGTGCGGCCGCCACTTGCAGGTCGCCTGAATCGGCTAGGCTGTTGCGCAAGGCGAATCGGACATCGTCGAGCCTGTGCACGTGACGTTCGCCCCACTGCGCCTCCTCGATCAGCGGAAGTTCAGCCGTCGCTGCACGCATGGCATCAAGCATATGGGCGGCATGACGTTGCAGGAGCATGGGCTCTTCGCCGACGCGGGTAGCATGGGACGCCGCATAGGCCCGAGTAGTGTCCAGCAGCCGATACGGCGCCACCTGAGAGCTGGGATCGAACATCACCAGCGATTTGTCGACGAGCGATGAGAGCGCATCCAGTGCGTCGTCAGGTTCGATCTTTCCCATGCAGATCGCTAGCGCCGCCTCCATATCGAAGCGCCCCCGGAACGCCGACAAGGCGCGCAGCAGCTGCGCCTCCTTTTCATCAAGTAGCGCCATGCTCCAGTCCAGTGCAGCAGCAAGACTCCGCTGGCGATCAAACGCACCGCGACGCCCTATCGAGAGCAACCGAGCGTGGTCCTGGAGGCGCAATGCCAGATCCCGCGCAGGCTGCTTCCCCAATTGTGCCGCAACCAGCTCTATGGCCAGTGGTACGCCCTGCAGTTGACGTGTGATGGCAGCCAGCGCTTCGGTATCGCCTTCGTTGAAGTCTGCTGCACCTGCAGCCTTGGCACGGGCCAACAAAAGTTCAGCAGCTGGCGACCGGGAAAGCTGCTCCAACGAGGTCGACCTGCCAGCCGGCAGATCTAGCCCCAGAAGTCTGATGAGCCGTTCACCGGGCAACTGCAGGGATTCGCGGCTGGTAGCCAGCACGCGCAATCCGGGAAGCCTGGACAGCAACCGATCAACCGTTGCCGCCAGCGGGCCCAGGACATGCTCACAGTTATCCGCCACCAACAGCACCGGCCGGCCCACGAGGTTGCTGTGGATTGCATCAATGGCATCGGACGCACCCGCAGGCACTCCAAGTGCCCGTGCAACTGCGTCCGGAACGTGTTCTGGTGACACCAGTGGAGAAAAGTCCGCGAACGCAGCTGGAATTCCCAACTCGGCCTGCAGCCGGACGGCCACACACACCGCAATGCTGGTTTTGCCTATTCCGCCCGGGCCGACGATGGTCACCAGACGGTTTACCTGCATCAGTGAGGCGACCTCATCCACTGTAGCCTGCCGGCCCACCAGTGTAGTCAGCCTTGACGGCAGTAAGGTAAGTGCTGGGTGGTTGGCGGTTTGACTGGTGACACTCGTACTGCTTCTCCTGCTGGTCAGCTGGCCGTTGAAACGGTAGCCGCGCAGCGGTACGTTGCTTATCCACTCTAGGCATCCGTCGCTCGGCAGTGGCGCGCCGAGCGCCTTGCGTATCAGCGAGATATGGACGCGGACGCTTGCGTCCTCGACCACGACGCCCGCCCAGACGGCTGAGAGCAGGTGGCGGTTGCCCACGAACTCCCCGGCGTGCTTCACCAGCAGCATGAGCAGTTCAAAGGATCGCGGACCGATCCTTACCGGGCTTCCGCGCACTTCTATCCGACGCTGCAATTCAGAGATCACAAGCGAACCAAACTGCCAAGCATCACCACCAGCCTGCGGCGGGTGATCGCAAGGCTGGCCTGCCATGTTGGTCTCCACGCACCCTCCCATCGCGATTGGGCTAGACCTGGCAAGAGTACACCCGTAGGGAGGTTGGCCTTTGGGTGTGCTGTCGATGCTGCAGCTGATCGATCGGCCTGCCTACCCAGGCAGATCCATGGCCCCAGGGCCCCACCCATTCATGAATACCCTAACGACCGAATCTACGTGCGTAGCAATCCGCTCAGGAGAGACTGCCGAAGAATCCCCGAACAATGCCTCGAGGTACAGGTCGCCGCAAAGCATCGAAACAAATGAACGCGCTGCCTGGCTTGCAGAGCCATCGGCCAGCCCCCCTGCATTGATTGCGCCTAAGAAAATCCCCGCAAACGCCGCCGTGACGCGCCCTGGACCCTGCCGCCAGAACACATGCGCGGCCGCAGGGAAGTGTGGCGCCTCCACGATGAACGCCCTGCACAGACTGATCATGGAAGGATGCACTAGGTAGCCCATTAGATCCCTGCCTGCACGCTTCAGGGACTCTTCGAGCGATTCGCCCTGCATCCTATGCATGCCGGTTAAGGCCGCGCGCATCTCCTCCTGGGCGAGCTGGCGGGTGTATCCCGCCAGGAACTCGGGCAACTCCACCCGCGAAGTTCCGGGCTCCGCGGCCAGACGAACCCGAAGGCCATTCGGTGTCCAGGTCCGGTAGCCCCGCCCGAGCAGGAAGGCGACCAGTACGCTGCAATTGGCCCAGCCACGCATCTGGCTTGCATTCCCGGGAACGTGCTCGGTAGCGCACATGATGGCGCCGGCCGCACCCCAGCGCAGGTACCTCATCGCCTGATCGAGGGTGAGGACCCGGATCATCATCCGCGTCCACCATGGCTCAACGATCAACCATTCACCGCCCCCGAGCGGGCGCATTGCATATACATGCTTGTACCTTGCATGCGCAAAGCTATGCCACCATTGCTTGCGCAACCCAGGCACGAAGCACACGAACCACTCCACTGCAGGGGAAGAAATCGGGGCACCGTCCTGGTCTACGTTGATTCCCAACGCCGGCGCGGAGTATTGGCCGCCCCGCGTTGCCAATGCACTGCGGCGCTGCGGCCTAGGCGGCAGCATATGCATGCGGCGCCTCCTGACAGACTCCTGCACAGAACAGATCGACAATCCTGCGAATGTCGACCCGGTCATCGTCGCTTCGCTCCGGGCAGGGCCAGCCCAGCATGTCAGCCACGTGCCACCCGCCGCGCAGCAGTGCAAGCAGGTGGCTGGCCATCTCCCGCTCATCCGTCGGCTCCACCACACCTGCATCTTGCGCCAACCGAAGGAAGCGTCCAAGCGCCTCGTTGACCGCCGCTGGTCCTGCCTGGAAGAACAGATTTCCCGATTCGCGGCTGCGCGCGCTCTCGCCGAGACCCAGGCGATAAAGCTGCGCCAATGCCCCTCCCGTGTTAGCCGCGACAAAGCGACTTGCGAATTCTCGCAGCACAACCTTCATGTCAGCCGCTGTCGCACAAGCGCGCAGCGGTGCAACGAGGAAAGATGCGTAGTGCCCGGCAAGGGCAAGCACCATCCCGCCCTCGCATCCAAAAGCAGCAGATATCTCTTTTCGTGAGATCCCGACCGCTTCGGCGACGCTGCCGGGGTCGCTGAGTGATGCGTCACCTGTCTGCAGCGCTTCTGTCAGCCGTTCCAGAATAGCTTTCTGGTAGCCCGAGATAGCTACCGCCGGCGATGGAGATGGCTTGTACATGGTTGAGTTCCTGTTGAATGGCACGGGCCACGTGGGTCATCACCGTGGCTTCCTATACGACGAATGCTATATATCCGCCGGCGCATCCACTAGGTGCTTATTCCTCAGTACGTTGTTTCATCGTAGGAATCACAACTGTGCCTGGAGGTGTGGATTGTTGCGTGCCGCTCAACAGGGCGCGTCCCTCTAGTGGCCTTATCCACGAAGGCCGGTGGCGCGAGACTACGCACATGTGCCTACGCACCTTACAAGGACGGCCTTTCAGCGCCGAGTCGATGTCATGATGAACCCCGAGAAGCGTTTCCGTTTGTGGATGTCCACATGCCTGGCAGCCGCCGTGGCCGCCTTTGCCTACTTCTTGATCGCTGACATCCACATGCCTATATCGGCAGACGCACGCCTGATCTATCGCGTCACCCAGGTTTCTCCCGAAGTTAATGGTCGGGTGGTCAGGGTCGCGGTCGCGAATAACCAGCGTGTGCAGCGGGGTGATCTGCTCTTCGAGATTGATCCGCTCGTATACCGCAATGCCGTTCAGAATGCGGAGCTACAGCTTGAGCAGGCCGTCCAGAGCAATGCGGAACTGGATGCCGCAATCGCAAGCGCGGCCTCGCAGGTCAATCGGGCCCAGGCGCAGTACCAGGACGCCGAACGTGAGCACGGCCGCTTCCGGCTTCTGTCCAAGGAGGGCTTTGTCTCACGCGCGGCCTTAGACAAGGCCGAAGCCCAAAGCGTGACCGCAAGCGCCGAGCTGGAGGCCGCACGGGCCGCCCTGCAGGCCGCAAAGGTTCGTCGCGGTAGCGCCGGGGAGCAGAGCCTGCGGTTGCGGCTTGCCCACAACGCCTTGGCCAACAGTCGTATCGACCTGACCCGCTCAAAAGTGACCGCGCTCGAACCGGGTGTCGTCAGCAACCTCCAACTGGAGGCTGGCACCTACGCGCAGGCCGGTGTGCCCAGGTTGGCATTGGTCAGCACCTCCCCACAGCTCCATGCGGATTTCCGTGAAAAGTCCCTGCGAGGGGTTGCCGCAGGCACTTTGGCGGAGGTTGCGTTTGACGCATTACCGGGCTTGGTATTCAAGTCCGAGGTTACGTCGCTGGAGCCAGGCATCGCCGACGGCCACATCGTTGCAGATGGCCGCCTTGCCAGTCCTGACCATAGTGATCGCTGGCTGCGTGATGCTGAGCGGGTCCGTGTCAACCTCAGGTTGCTCCAATCTCCCCCTGTCCAGCTGATGTCGGGCGCCCGTGCAACCGTCCAGCTTCATACCGGGACTGGAGGCGTGAGGCTATGGCTTGGCCACGCCCAGATTCAGTTCGTCAGCTACCTGCACTATGTCTACTGACGCGATGCCACCTGCTGCAGCCGGTGCCGTCGATGTGGCCGGATGGCGCCAAGCCTGCCGGATGACGGCGGCCAGCGCGGCCTGCCTCTTTCTAGCCAAGGTAATGGACTGGCCCTATGCCGCGTTCTTCGCGGTTTACCCAATCCTGCTGTTGGGATTGGTACCCGTCTGCAACCTTCGCATCTTTGCCCAGTTCGGCGTCTCCAGCCCGGTAGCGATCATGATGTCAGGCATGCTAGCCATACTAGGGAACGTCTCGCCCTACCTAGCCAGTCTGATCTTCGGGCTCTTTGCAGCAGGGTGTTTCACGCTGATGGCCAAAGGAACCTGGTTTCTCGTGGGCGCGCTGTCGCTTGTTTCCACCTCGATTCTCGTCCACCTGGCAAGCTACCCACAGATCGACGGCGACATGCTTAAGACGGCGCAGTTGTTGGCCACGTTCGTCGCGATCATTGCTTCGCTGCTTGTCCACGCCGCTTTTCCCGAGCGTAGGGCAGCACCTGCCCCCCCGACGCCGGCACCTGCCGAGCGGCCGCAGCGGATCGCGCTGGGAGCACTCTGCGCGACTGCGTCGTACATCGCGTTTCAGCTGCTCGACCTTCCCGATTCGCTGTCTGCCCAAGCTGCGACGGTACTCGTACTGTTCCCCATGACGCTCAGCGCAGGGCGCAGGGCGTCGTGGCAGCGCGCCCTAGGCACGCTTGCCGGCTCTGCCTGTGCCCTTGCATCGGAGCTGCTGCTGCACGCGCACCCTGGAAACCTCCTGCTGCTGTTGAGCCTGTACGTTCCCGGCCTACTCTACTTCGGACTTATGCATGCGCGTGAACGCGCCGGACCGGCCGTTGGCTTGGCCGCGGCGACTGCGCTTGCTGTATTGGCCGGCCAACTTACTCCCGACGGAGACATTATTGGAACGTCGCTGTATCGGTTCTCGTCGGTAGCGGTGGCGCTAGGCACCACGCTACTTTTCATGTTTGTGGTGGACACTTGGCTGTCCGCACTCTTCCGAGCTGGGACCGCCGAAGAGCGCGGCCGTCGATGAAGCGCATGTTGATCTGGACTTCCGTGGTTTTGGCGGCAGCACTGGCTGTGATGCTCGGCGGTCTTCTGCTCATTGACGAGGTCGCACCGGCAGCGACCGGCATGCCCGGCTACGCGCTTCCAGTGCAGTCTGCCGACACAGCTATCGACCGCGATCTGGCGCCCTTGCTTGCGGCCCATCCAGGTGAGACTGGCGCAATCTTTCTGGCCGACGGACTGGATGCCTTTGCTGCGCGCGCGATAACCGCGCTGAACGCCGGCCGCAGCCTCGATCTGCAGTATTTCATCTGGCGCGACGACATCGCGGGCCGGCTGCTGGCGCGCAAGGCATACGATGCAGCGCAGCGCGGTGTCCGCGTGCGGATTCTGCTCGATGACATGAATGCCTCCGGGCTGGACCCATACCTGCTCGCCATGGACGCACACCCGAACATA
This is a stretch of genomic DNA from Stenotrophomonas rhizophila. It encodes these proteins:
- a CDS encoding MBL fold metallo-hydrolase; this translates as MFSLDTTENPSATALDELVPSRYALKVGDIDVLVVSDGVLPLPTQMLGHNVSQAERAVWFDDMYLPQDAFDWSLNVMVVRSADRVILIDAGLGMDPDLQLPRAGQLIRRLGAAGINLEEITDVVITHMHMDHIGGLLVDGVKEQLRPDLRIHVAASEVEFWKSPDFTRTSMPPGFPDALRATAKHFWAEYGSSMRLFEEHHEVAPGVTVRRTGGHTPGHSIVRLDSNGSALTFAGDAVFAVSFDQPNWYNGFEHDPEEAARVRLDLLNDLAGTGEMLVATHLPFPSIGRVSAEGGAFRWVPAFWDF
- a CDS encoding alpha/beta fold hydrolase; protein product: MNMITRTLAATTLALAVQAGTSAQAAEPPHVAAISPARTASTITTSDGVQLYYKDWGPKNGPVVTFSHGWPLDSDSWDAQMMFLASHGYRVVAHDRRGHGRSSQPWDGNDMDHYADDLATVVNTLDLKDVTMVGFSTGGGEVARYVGRHGTGRVRKIVLISSVTPFMLKTADNEGGVPIEVFDGMRNGQLENRSQLFKDVPSGPFYGYNRPGAKPNQALIDSWWAQGMLGGSKSTYDSVAAFSATDFRGDLKKIDVPTLVIHGDDDQVVPINVGGRMSAQLIKGAKLIVYPGAPHGLTATHQDRVNQDLLAFLLQH
- a CDS encoding bestrophin family ion channel, which codes for MHVSNTQRLLRLARRTSGGLVLVALYSTAVVALYRWTDGQWISFPWGLLAFPGLSLAVSTGFKAFHRRNHLASGEATWASIHATSRNWALLAHAALGDQGNAQTLVERHLVWLAALRRELRWNDTGEPVELTRGVDVRSGQQGAEGVLRLQSAALKSLRVEETLDPASFNALHSLLQQMQSQRVDAMRFREDPATGRHSIVDTVLLWSFGLLLPFGLLDAMSPLILFDDTFTATVACWVVVPLAALLQGMFLALHSLGSCKALPGDADHVTSAANAFQSLESELKAWPSGSAQARGGRATAALSH
- a CDS encoding LysR family transcriptional regulator, whose product is MENSRHQQMLGDPLAGSFATTYSGIVAFIAVVTDGSFSKAANRLGIGRSAVSRSVQKLESQLDVRLFHRTTRSTTLTSDGNTFYASCHEGVERIVQALEEMRDLKAGPPRGRIRIQSTVGFGRRIVAPLLGAFQHEYPEVSVDLILNDQPVDFTVDRVDVAFLEGRLLDSQVIARRMVPMCVQTYASPGYLARRGTPMQLEDLARHDCVTLRLATGRIDEWEFNLDDRIQRMLPNAQVTFNDPELALQAVLDDHGVAQLPAYLAARPLASGLLVPLLDRYAVHDQGHYICYQSRQHMPSRTRAFVDFMADRIADGWLLPSQIATGAGVAFMRQECDAAVPQCDKAAVALPPRACADPLGQAFNSLSSD
- a CDS encoding ATP-binding protein, producing MAGQPCDHPPQAGGDAWQFGSLVISELQRRIEVRGSPVRIGPRSFELLMLLVKHAGEFVGNRHLLSAVWAGVVVEDASVRVHISLIRKALGAPLPSDGCLEWISNVPLRGYRFNGQLTSRRSSTSVTSQTANHPALTLLPSRLTTLVGRQATVDEVASLMQVNRLVTIVGPGGIGKTSIAVCVAVRLQAELGIPAAFADFSPLVSPEHVPDAVARALGVPAGASDAIDAIHSNLVGRPVLLVADNCEHVLGPLAATVDRLLSRLPGLRVLATSRESLQLPGERLIRLLGLDLPAGRSTSLEQLSRSPAAELLLARAKAAGAADFNEGDTEALAAITRQLQGVPLAIELVAAQLGKQPARDLALRLQDHARLLSIGRRGAFDRQRSLAAALDWSMALLDEKEAQLLRALSAFRGRFDMEAALAICMGKIEPDDALDALSSLVDKSLVMFDPSSQVAPYRLLDTTRAYAASHATRVGEEPMLLQRHAAHMLDAMRAATAELPLIEEAQWGERHVHRLDDVRFALRNSLADSGDLQVAAALVAASSPLWFHASLLAEYRDGVAATLAAMESRRADDAMATASLSTALLVAMLHTDALSPSLDGLWLKAISAARQAEAPVFQLQALWGRCTYEMFRGEYPLALRHADELMQVIMPWGDAAALNLAHRTCAMANHFSGRLAISSAHSHASLLIGEHAPRTPTNMVGVDPIVAANAMLSRTQWLQGDLAQALETAIGMVERARQSKHSLSLCAALFGACPVALWSGQKELAGEWIELMRKEATRRGLGGWLRFPEWYHDGWRLLFEDAAEHRRKVRELLPGFEVPRQEMLATFSVDWVAPSLMARVLAGESAWCAAEVWRGEARRHAREGNLGEAEACLNQAMAVALEQGAAAWHWRASYDLARLLIRRGEHRQASSVVRKVLANWPRTDSAPLLKRIERLASALFRRIES
- a CDS encoding TetR/AcrR family transcriptional regulator C-terminal domain-containing protein, translated to MHMLPPRPQRRSALATRGGQYSAPALGINVDQDGAPISSPAVEWFVCFVPGLRKQWWHSFAHARYKHVYAMRPLGGGEWLIVEPWWTRMMIRVLTLDQAMRYLRWGAAGAIMCATEHVPGNASQMRGWANCSVLVAFLLGRGYRTWTPNGLRVRLAAEPGTSRVELPEFLAGYTRQLAQEEMRAALTGMHRMQGESLEESLKRAGRDLMGYLVHPSMISLCRAFIVEAPHFPAAAHVFWRQGPGRVTAAFAGIFLGAINAGGLADGSASQAARSFVSMLCGDLYLEALFGDSSAVSPERIATHVDSVVRVFMNGWGPGAMDLPG
- a CDS encoding TetR/AcrR family transcriptional regulator C-terminal domain-containing protein, with the protein product MYKPSPSPAVAISGYQKAILERLTEALQTGDASLSDPGSVAEAVGISRKEISAAFGCEGGMVLALAGHYASFLVAPLRACATAADMKVVLREFASRFVAANTGGALAQLYRLGLGESARSRESGNLFFQAGPAAVNEALGRFLRLAQDAGVVEPTDEREMASHLLALLRGGWHVADMLGWPCPERSDDDRVDIRRIVDLFCAGVCQEAPHAYAAA